One window of Bactrocera tryoni isolate S06 chromosome 2, CSIRO_BtryS06_freeze2, whole genome shotgun sequence genomic DNA carries:
- the LOC120769202 gene encoding uncharacterized protein LOC120769202, with the protein MFSAKYLIVVALLVCCLLCQEAVEAHFLGKVGHDVHKAAEKVDKVAKTIGKAKGAIAAGTAVAGIIAGAAAVA; encoded by the exons atgtTCAGTGCAAAATACTTGATCGTCGTAGCCTTACTTGTATGCTGTCTGCTCTGCCAAGAGGCAGTGGAGGCACACTTCCTTGGCAAAGTGGGACATGATGTG CACAAGGCCGCCGAAAAGGTGGACAAAGTAGCTAAGACTATTGGCAAAGCGAAGGGCGCCATTGCCGCTGGCACTGCTGTGGCTGGAATTATTGCcggtgctgctgctgttgcttaa